One genomic segment of Catalinimonas alkaloidigena includes these proteins:
- a CDS encoding sugar kinase encodes MKKKIVTFGEVLMRLTPDNYATFAQTKSLSMEFGGGEANVGITLAYLGDEATHITAFPDNYLGRSATQFLRHHWLKTDPIAYVDGRMALYFVEKGAVHRPSRVVYDRDATAFTHIKADTFDWPSIIIQTDWLHWTAITPAIGSGPAESLRKALTQASHSKTKVSCDLTYRAQLWKDGRQPHEVLPELLKYVQVLMGSPYDFSKALGKEELEKMSFEDAARTIKDEYPNIELVADKIRETKHASHFTIEGVMWDGQQKINTEVIDIPQVIERIGSGDAFAAGLIYGLLHYDDHLEALRFGAATCALKHTLVGDICPVNLDDVIRVMRGNKANILR; translated from the coding sequence ATGAAAAAAAAGATAGTCACCTTCGGTGAAGTATTGATGAGGTTAACCCCTGATAATTATGCAACTTTTGCTCAAACGAAGTCCCTCAGTATGGAATTTGGCGGTGGGGAAGCAAATGTGGGCATTACACTGGCTTATCTGGGAGATGAAGCCACGCACATTACGGCTTTTCCTGATAATTATCTGGGCAGGTCAGCAACACAGTTTCTCCGTCACCACTGGCTAAAAACCGATCCTATCGCTTATGTAGACGGAAGAATGGCTTTGTATTTCGTGGAAAAAGGGGCTGTACACCGCCCCAGCCGGGTAGTATATGATAGAGATGCTACCGCATTTACCCATATCAAAGCAGATACTTTTGACTGGCCTTCAATTATTATTCAAACCGACTGGTTACACTGGACTGCGATAACCCCTGCCATCGGCTCAGGACCTGCCGAGTCTCTCAGAAAAGCTTTGACTCAGGCAAGTCACTCCAAAACCAAAGTCTCCTGTGATCTAACTTATAGAGCTCAACTGTGGAAAGATGGTCGCCAGCCTCATGAGGTATTACCTGAACTGTTAAAGTATGTGCAGGTACTGATGGGTAGTCCGTATGATTTTTCCAAAGCCCTGGGTAAGGAAGAGCTTGAAAAAATGAGCTTTGAAGATGCTGCCCGTACAATCAAGGATGAATATCCTAACATTGAATTGGTTGCTGACAAAATAAGAGAAACAAAGCATGCCTCGCACTTCACCATTGAAGGCGTGATGTGGGATGGCCAGCAAAAGATCAATACTGAAGTGATAGATATTCCCCAGGTTATAGAGCGAATTGGTTCAGGCGATGCATTTGCCGCCGGGCTGATCTATGGCCTTCTTCATTATGATGATCATTTGGAAGCTTTGCGGTTTGGGGCGGCCACCTGTGCGCTCAAACATACGCTTGTCGGTGACATCTGCCCGGTAAACCTGGACGATGTGATCAGGGTAATGCGCGGCAATAAAGCCAATATCCTCCGATGA
- a CDS encoding PmoA family protein, with protein MKISLTFFFFVLAYAFFKHGIQLPEVALAEEPTVEVKDKVSVVHHENEKKVTVMMGDELFTAYIYPDDLEKPVLYPVNAPGNITLTRGFPLEAKGGERADHPHHVGIWMNYGDVNGLDFWNNSYNIPEEKKDHYGSIRHQKVLNTRSGDQGVLQVSADWLSPQGDKLLNEQTTFYFREEGGQRIIDRVVVLTAQDQKVNFHDNKEGMIAIRVTRALEFPSEKPVKLTDSEGKPMSEATLNNEGVNGNYLSSEGVSGEQVWGTRAEWMKLYGNIDNEPVAIAIIDHPQNPGYPTYWHARTYGLFAANPLGQEVFSEGKEKLDFSLDPGEDVTFRYRIIIASGEKLTATQLNTLAKDFSQVL; from the coding sequence ATGAAAATCTCGTTGACATTTTTTTTCTTTGTTTTAGCCTATGCCTTTTTTAAACATGGGATTCAATTACCGGAAGTAGCCTTAGCTGAAGAACCTACGGTTGAAGTGAAGGACAAAGTTAGTGTGGTGCACCATGAGAATGAAAAAAAGGTGACTGTCATGATGGGTGATGAGCTGTTTACTGCCTATATCTATCCTGATGATCTGGAAAAGCCGGTACTTTACCCTGTAAACGCCCCTGGAAATATTACCCTTACCCGGGGGTTTCCCCTGGAGGCTAAAGGGGGAGAAAGAGCAGACCACCCGCATCATGTAGGTATCTGGATGAATTATGGCGATGTTAATGGGTTAGATTTCTGGAACAACTCGTATAATATTCCTGAAGAAAAGAAAGATCACTACGGTAGCATTCGCCATCAAAAAGTGCTGAACACCCGGAGTGGCGATCAAGGGGTGCTACAGGTAAGTGCAGACTGGCTAAGCCCGCAGGGAGATAAGCTGCTCAACGAACAAACTACTTTTTATTTTAGAGAAGAGGGGGGGCAAAGAATAATTGACCGAGTAGTTGTGTTGACCGCGCAGGACCAAAAAGTAAACTTTCACGATAATAAAGAAGGAATGATTGCCATTCGGGTTACCCGTGCTTTAGAGTTTCCTTCTGAAAAACCTGTAAAGCTAACTGACAGTGAAGGAAAACCTATGAGTGAAGCCACACTTAATAATGAAGGGGTTAATGGCAATTACCTGAGCAGCGAAGGAGTGAGTGGTGAGCAAGTCTGGGGTACACGTGCCGAATGGATGAAACTTTATGGTAATATCGATAATGAGCCTGTAGCTATCGCAATCATTGACCACCCTCAGAATCCTGGTTATCCCACCTACTGGCATGCCCGTACCTATGGTTTGTTTGCTGCTAACCCTTTAGGACAAGAGGTGTTTTCAGAGGGTAAAGAAAAGTTGGACTTTAGTCTTGATCCTGGTGAAGATGTTACTTTCCGCTATCGTATAATCATCGCTTCCGGTGAAAAACTGACTGCAACTCAACTAAACACTTTAGCCAAAGATTTTAGTCAGGTGCTTTAG